The following coding sequences lie in one Phalacrocorax aristotelis chromosome 2, bGulAri2.1, whole genome shotgun sequence genomic window:
- the IMPA1 gene encoding inositol monophosphatase 1 yields MADPWQECMDYAVALARKAGEIIRGALKEEISVMTKSSPVDLVTETDQKVENFIISSIKERYPSHSFIGEESVAAGEGSILTDNPTWIIDPIDGTTNFVHRFPFVAVSIGFVVNKKIEFGIVYSCIEDKMYTARKGKGAFCNGQKLQVSGQEDITKSLLVTELGSNRDPETIKIILSNMERLLSIPIHGIRAVGTAAVNMCLVATGGADAYYEMGIHCWDMAGAGIIITEAGGVLLDVSGGPFDLMSRRIIAASSRAIGERIAKALQIIPLKRDDATN; encoded by the exons ATGTATGGATTATGCTGTTGCTTTAGCAAGGAAAGCTGGGGAG ATAATCCGTGGAGCACtcaaagaagaaatatctgTTATGACTAAAAGTTCACCAGTAGATCTAGTGACAGAAACTGATCAAAAAGTAGAAAACTTCATTATTTCTTCCATAAAAGAAAGATATCCTTCTCACAG CTTCATTGGAGAAGAATCTGTTGCAGCTGGAGAGGGCAGCATTTTGACAGATAACCCCACATGGATTATAGACCCAATTGACGGAACGACCAACTTTGTACACAG gtTTCCATTTGTGGCAGTTTCAATTGGCTTTGTTGTAAACAAAAAG ATCGAGTTTGGGATTGTGTATAGTTGTATAGAAGACAAGATgtacactgccagaaaaggaaaaggtgcaTTTTGCAATGGCCAAAAACTTCAAGTATCAGGCCAAGAAG acaTTACAAAATCCCTTTTAGTAACAGAATTGGGATCAAATCGTGATCCAGagactataaaaataattctttctaaCATGGAAAGACTTCTCAGTATCCCTATTCATGG GATTAGAGCCGTTGGTACAGCAGCTGTGAACATGTGCCTTGTGGCAACGGGTGGAGCTGATGCCTATTATGAAATGGGGATTCACTGCTGGGATATGGCAGGAGCTGGAATCATTATTACTGAAGCTGGGGGAGTACTGCTAGATGTGTCAG GTGGACCATTTGACTTGATGTCTCGAAGAATAATCGCAGCAAGTAGTCGAGCAATAGGAGAGAGAATAGCCAAAGCACTTCAAATAATTCCTCTGAAAAGGGATGATGCAACTAACTGA